In Paenibacillus sonchi, a single genomic region encodes these proteins:
- a CDS encoding serine hydrolase domain-containing protein, with the protein MKIIRRKGTIAAVGIILLIVIITTIACWHGIGTLFASGKYDNEQNMVETIMDKTATPGVAIVSSKQGKSEFKVYGYADVDQKKQVTEESLFELGSTTKAFTALAIILLQEEGALAYSDYISDYLPWFAPTYKGEKTKISINQLLAHTSGIPSWSIRLIPEGIAEGMLGTTIHKISDIALDTYPGTEHLYATVNYDILAMIIEQVTGISYQDYVTQHILVPLGMTDSYFSTGQEKKPDQLTQGYRVFFGKSLAYNAPRYYGNIAAGYLVTNIKDLEHWINAQMGISDVPDNLKNAIQQSHEVDIRAAGYEAKNQYYSFGWNNDRVNRVISHSGSNPNYSSQVIIDLERQEAVFALANLNSTAPSLIAKNKYEQMNGNPMHNFKYDDSYIIIDLVSSFLVLLAAIGITLKVIKLTGVKNQNIIDENARRRKRIRARITLLFRALLLVVVLIWPYLLNYNYNMISVWMSYSVLLSMGLAAISCMLSIILACINCSCLKKSCYKLID; encoded by the coding sequence TTGAAGATAATTAGGAGAAAAGGAACTATAGCTGCAGTAGGTATAATCCTGCTGATCGTGATTATCACTACTATTGCCTGTTGGCATGGGATTGGAACTTTATTTGCATCAGGGAAATATGATAATGAGCAAAACATGGTGGAAACCATCATGGACAAAACAGCGACTCCAGGCGTAGCTATCGTATCATCTAAGCAGGGCAAATCAGAATTTAAGGTATACGGCTACGCCGATGTTGATCAAAAAAAGCAGGTCACTGAAGAATCGTTGTTTGAATTGGGCTCGACCACCAAGGCGTTTACGGCTCTGGCTATAATTTTGTTACAAGAAGAGGGAGCCTTAGCTTATTCCGATTATATTTCAGATTATCTTCCATGGTTTGCGCCAACCTATAAAGGAGAGAAAACTAAGATTTCGATTAACCAGCTGTTGGCTCATACAAGCGGTATACCGTCATGGAGCATCAGGTTAATTCCAGAAGGTATTGCTGAGGGAATGCTTGGAACAACCATACATAAGATTTCAGACATTGCATTAGATACATATCCCGGGACTGAGCATCTGTATGCAACTGTTAATTATGATATTTTAGCAATGATTATTGAACAAGTTACAGGCATAAGCTATCAGGATTATGTGACTCAACACATACTGGTTCCGCTGGGGATGACAGACAGTTATTTTTCAACAGGACAGGAAAAGAAACCGGATCAGCTTACCCAAGGCTATCGCGTGTTTTTTGGAAAAAGCTTAGCATATAATGCCCCCAGATATTACGGGAATATTGCTGCGGGATATTTGGTAACGAATATAAAGGATTTGGAGCATTGGATCAACGCCCAGATGGGAATAAGCGATGTACCGGATAATCTGAAGAACGCCATTCAACAATCTCATGAGGTTGACATCCGGGCAGCCGGATATGAAGCTAAGAACCAATACTATTCCTTCGGATGGAACAATGACCGGGTCAACCGGGTGATTAGTCATAGCGGAAGTAACCCGAATTATTCCTCTCAGGTCATTATCGACCTGGAGCGGCAGGAGGCGGTATTCGCACTGGCTAATTTGAATTCAACTGCACCCTCGCTGATTGCTAAGAATAAGTATGAGCAAATGAATGGGAATCCAATGCACAACTTCAAATATGACGATAGCTACATAATAATTGATTTGGTATCATCGTTCCTGGTCCTGTTAGCCGCTATTGGCATTACTCTTAAGGTTATTAAACTAACCGGAGTGAAAAACCAAAACATAATAGATGAAAATGCTAGACGCAGGAAAAGAATCAGGGCTCGTATTACTCTGCTCTTTAGAGCACTGCTGTTGGTAGTGGTGCTGATCTGGCCTTATCTGTTGAACTACAATTACAATATGATTAGCGTATGGATGTCCTATTCAGTATTGTTGTCGATGGGGCTTGCTGCTATTAGCTGCATGTTATCCATTATCTTGGCTTGTATCAACTGCTCATGCTTGAAAAAAAGTTGTTATAAGTTGATCGACTGA
- a CDS encoding ABC transporter ATP-binding protein: protein MNQTLVVQFQHATKRIGKKTIVDDLSFDIPAGEVFGFLGPNGAGKTTTIRMMVGLIKISQGEILIMGHSIIKDFNKAIRNVGAIVENPDLYKYLTGYQNLKHYARMAPGVTKTRIEEIVELVGLKDRIHDKVRTYSLGMRQRLGIAQALLHRPSLLILDEPTNGLDPAGIHELRNYLKRLAHEEGVAVFVSSHLLSEMELMCDRVGVLQNGKLVRIQSIRDFVHSGNSHVCVTIEPSQIEQAKRLIATLNKATLPARQPGQLLIPLNKDEIPTVNKLLMQAGIQVYSIQVQEQSLEEKFLEITERKK from the coding sequence ATGAATCAGACACTGGTAGTACAGTTCCAACACGCAACAAAAAGAATCGGAAAAAAGACGATCGTGGACGATCTTTCGTTCGATATTCCAGCCGGAGAAGTATTTGGTTTCTTAGGCCCCAACGGAGCAGGGAAAACGACCACTATTCGCATGATGGTAGGACTGATCAAGATCAGTCAGGGAGAAATTCTCATTATGGGACACAGTATTATCAAAGACTTCAACAAGGCGATTCGGAATGTAGGAGCTATTGTTGAAAATCCGGATTTGTATAAATATTTGACAGGGTATCAAAATTTAAAGCATTATGCACGGATGGCTCCCGGCGTTACCAAAACCCGTATTGAAGAAATTGTGGAGCTCGTTGGGCTAAAGGACAGAATTCACGACAAAGTAAGAACCTATTCTTTAGGCATGAGGCAACGACTCGGTATCGCTCAAGCCCTTCTGCATCGTCCATCCCTTCTTATTTTGGATGAGCCGACGAACGGGCTTGATCCCGCCGGGATTCACGAATTGCGTAACTACTTGAAAAGACTCGCTCATGAAGAAGGCGTAGCTGTTTTTGTTTCAAGCCATTTACTTTCCGAAATGGAATTGATGTGTGATCGAGTGGGTGTTCTGCAAAATGGAAAGCTGGTCCGTATTCAAAGCATACGAGACTTTGTCCATAGCGGAAATTCTCATGTTTGCGTCACCATTGAACCTTCCCAAATTGAACAGGCAAAAAGGCTGATAGCCACTTTAAATAAGGCAACCCTGCCGGCAAGACAGCCGGGGCAGTTATTGATTCCGTTGAACAAAGATGAAATACCAACCGTCAATAAGCTCCTCATGCAAGCAGGCATCCAAGTATACAGCATTCAAGTACAAGAGCAGTCTTTGGAAGAAAAATTTTTAGAGATAACGGAGAGAAAAAAATGA